Genomic segment of Benincasa hispida cultivar B227 chromosome 1, ASM972705v1, whole genome shotgun sequence:
TTTGAATAACTATACAACAACGCAAACGAACAATAGGGAAGATTTAACAAGGGGTGGCTAAGCAAACAGAAATAGGCACAGCGAGGTAAGGGGGAtttcaatattcaaaattaaaagaacaGCCAGATCAAGATTTAGGACAATGCAACAGGTTAGAGAAGAAGGGAATAGGGAAATAGAAGATTACCGAAATAATTTTAACATTCCACTGCTTCACATTCTTAGCTGATTCCAAACTGTCGTCTTCAAAACGcatataaaatccaataactgCAAGATATTCAATACCCATATTAATCCTTTTCAGATCCAAACCGTATTTAACACGACATACTAAGAATAGTTCTGATGGGCAAAATCCTTTTCTTAGAAGCAAATTCTGTACGACTAGATGAGCAAAAACAGTTCTCTAGTAACATCACACACTAACTTATTATCCAATCAAAATTAGAATATCAAGGAACAAAATCAACCCAATTGAGAACAATAGTTCACTTACTTTTATTGAAAATCTCAACATGATCCTTGAAAGGCCAATCTTTAAACTGCCATTCCTTTCCCAGCACGAAAACAGCTACAACACGGTCCCAGTCCTCTGATTTCAGAGCCGAGGGCTTGTCCCTAACCTCATACGCGGTCACCACTCTATCTCTATCCCTACTGAACTTCTTCTGCACGGTAACACAATCAGGCCTCGCCCCTTTCATCTGCTTAACCTTCACGTCCGTGGGTATAAAAATACCATCTTCCAAAAACTCTTTCACATTATATATTGTGATCAGAGTCTGAAAAGCACTCGGAACCAGAATTATAGGCACACCTTCTCCAATCTTTCCTCCCTTCAAATGCATTTTCGGTTTCGGATTCGCATCATAACCCAAATCATCACCATATCCCACCAAACCCCTGTCATCAGAACCCATTAACCTACTCTTAGCAACCAAACCGTCCTTCCTCTGTTGCGATTCAAGACGCTGCCTCTCCTCCTCACGCTTCGTCGACGTCACAAGCACGTTATAGAAATTCTTATTCTTACATTCCAACAACGATTCTCTGTCCTTCAACGGTCTCTCAATAGCCCTAATCATTGTCATATAATCAACGTTAGTAGAATCCTTAAAACCGTCGTCCTCATCAACCGCATCCATGGCTGCTCCAACAATCACCGGATCTTCAGGGCGATACTCATCCACAGAAGGCAATTCGGGGAACTTGGGGTTTTGAGGGACAAGAAACTCGATGGCGTCGGAGGAGGAGACCTTGCCGGTAAGATAATCAAGCAGAGGCTTCCGGTCAGGGAAAGTGACCGAAGTAATTCCCTGAGTGCGAGCATTCTGAAGGTACTCAGTGTGCTTGACATGGTgattttttatgtaatagaCGAGGGTTTCGAGTGTGTAGAGATTGCCTTGTTTGGAGCGGTAAGCGGTTTCGACGGAGCAGGGGAAGGAATAATCGGAGGCAAAACGGAACTCGTCGTTGACTCGGACGATTTTGTCGAGCTCGCCTCGAATGGTGAAGTCTCTGAGAGCTGAGAGAGGATCCATTTCCAGTGGAGTAGTATTTAGTTTTTTGGTCAGAGTGAATTGGGGAAGAAAAGGAGTTGTTGTTCTTGTTCAACTTCAAGGCTAGTTTCGtaaatttggatttttaatAGGGTTTCAACGGAGAAATTGCATCGTGATAAAGAGTAGAGATAATTGCTATTGGGCCTTTGGTCTCGGCCCAGTAAAAACCGAAAGGACACGTGAGAAACTATTTTCTGGAATTAAATGTCATtatattatttagaattaatacATATATTAATACGTTTAcaattgatattttatattaCATTTAACTATTTAGTATAAACTTTTATTGTTCATTTTATCATtttctattaatattttaattaatttttttttgtacaataatagaTTGTCGAACCTCCAATCTCAAAGGAGCTAGTacaacaaaaaaccaaaaaatcaaaaaacTAAACCAATCCAAACCAATTCAAtggtttggtttgattttttaccgtaaaattggacatcttggtttgtatttggagaaaataaaaaagtattggTTCAGATcgaatttttattaaaaaaaaactaatcagAACCAAACCAATCCAATGGTGTATATATATACCCTTGAAAATAAACCATATTTTAGTACTTTTATTATTATGGTATATGTATATTTGTtgttaaaaaaagattaattattaTGGAGCCTGAATGttttttatatagaaaagtGTCAAGAAAAAAttgtcaaatttcaatttatgaaaaaagaaatagacctaattttaattttaatttggcaAAAATGACCAATTCAAAACAAAGTGGTAATACAGATAAAAATgggggaaaaaaggaaaatgtcaAAAATCGAGAACCAAATCGATAATAAactgtatcaattaaaattgatatGATGGTTTTGTTCTTTGTTGGACATTGGTTTCGATCTCTTTTTTTGTAAAATCgattggtttggtttggttcttGGTTGGCCTCAAAACCGACAAAACCGAACCGACTATCACCTCTAATACCAATTACCAAACTAAGCTCATTTTCAACATAGActtattcaattttttgaaataattaaactaAAGGTTAAAATTCACTTTTTGTCCTTCAACTTTCATTAGAGTAATAATCTAGTGCCTAAACTTTTATTAGTAATGATTTAGtgcatatattttcaaattagtaacgatttagtccttgaactttaatAATTAACAATTTGATCCATGTAGTAATGAATTAGTCCTTATTATGAATAATATtcttaagatttaatgaaatttcttgtCCATGtaaattgttaaattaattgaaagggttttttttaataaatggtaAAGACTAGTTGTTACGtaataaaatttaacatttaattttagaGAGGTTTTTCATAATTGAGGCAAAATTGTTacagttttcaaaatataggtactaaattgttacttattgaagtttatggactaaattattataattttaaaagtatgaataaaactaaaatgttacttacttaaaaatttatagaccaaaatgatttttaacctaaattaaatttttttttactgatttttatattttttttaagttaaagaTATTAATAAAACTCGAGGGTGTGTTTAGCCCGAAGAGTTGGGAAGTAGGAGCAAGTAAGTAGGGATTTGTGAACTCGACTCTTTAATCCAAGAAGTTTATGAGTCTCACTACTAAAAgacatcaattttatatcttattaACTCATATAGGTCTttggagttcacaactcctGAACTTCATAACTCCCTATTCCTCACTATTCCACTTGATTAGTGAGGTTGTGTGGTcaactcttttcttttgttcttttgagTGCCTTCTATTGAAATAATTCACAACTTTTTTTATTGGgacttattttcttaaattgtgTTGTTTGATTTTTCCTTATTATGTTTTGTTGTCCTTTTTGTCTCGTCTTGTAGAGTGTGTTTTACTTCGATGTGAGTTTTCTTTCATCTTTATTACAATTCAATACCTCTAGATAATAAATTGCAAgggttgaaaaatatttttaaaagtactCGGGGTTTCTTTCAAAAACTAACCATTAAGGTATTTGTTTACTTAGAATATtagtaaaattattaaaaatactgttttctataatatttttaaaaaaaatcacaatccAGTTTAAATTTAGAGGAGAAATACACATTACACACCAATGGCAGCTCTTGCAAAGGCTGCACAAAGAACCAAAGATACAAAATCTACAAAACCAACCGAATTTGAAATCTAAATTCATCtgcaattcataaattttaCGATTGAAGATCAGTAGAAAGAAAACTAAACATAACAAAATCCCTAGTTTTCCCTTTCGTCACTCCATATTTCCTTAGAACGCCTTCTCTCTGAAATCCCGCCTTCTCCAGCACTCTCTGAGACGCCAAATTCTCCACATCAACCAGCGCCTCCAGCCTCTCCAATTCCGGCCACTCCACAAAAATCCTCTCCGCCACCAATTTCACAGCCGCCGTCCCGATCCCTTTCCCCCAAAACTTGGACCCCAAAACGTACCCTAGCTCTCCCCTGCACCGATCCCTCACCGCCGTATTCGCCATCACCGAAATCGCGCCGACCGGCCTACCGTCGACGCAGATGGCCCGGTACCAGGGGTGCGACAGGACTTGGTCGTTGATGAACTTAATGGCTTCCGATTTGTCCTGGTAGGGCTCCCAGGAGCAGAATCGAGCGGCTTTCTCGTCCGCTGCCCAGCCCATGAAATCGTCGACGTCGGTGAGATCTAGTGGGCGGAGAGTGAGTTCCATGGCCGTGATGTGTTTTGGCTGTTATGTTGGTGGAAATTTCAGTGGGGGATTTTATAGAGaggagaaatggaagaagaaggtgcGAGGAATTATCATTTTGGAGGAGTCAAAATTGATTTGCTTGGTGTGGCCTCCAAGTCTCCCATGGCTGCAATCCGTGAATTGATCTCTGCTATGTGCATGATTTTGGGAAATTGACATTTTTTACCCACCTTCAACTTAATTTTTGGACAATTAAACACTTCTGAAAAATCTTGTTCTTTTACCCCTTGACGATGGAAGTGATGTAACTGAATAAAACTTAACGTCATTAATTACTTTCCTATCATTCTCACTTTATTAAATTCAAGGGACTTCTTACCTACCATCGAGTATCAGTCATCGATTAAATGTTTTAACTtcaataactattttttaatttttggattttcaatttttcataattcCTGTGCAGGATCAACTActatgcaacggaagcaaacagaatcaataaacactctaattacatttaatttgagttctaaaagtatGCTTAAACAGAAATTTAAGAAGATGGTTTCTTAACAATATACATTTAATGAATTCTCCCAATTCCTAGCAGTTCTTAGTGTGATTCAGCTCCAATTCAACAATGAATCACCTCTACTATTtttagccttgaatttgagagattggagtgaaaatgaacaacaatccaaaacttatttttgtcatttttgctCTCCTTCAAAATCTGAGAGTATTTATTCATTACCCACATGCAGGTACTCAAGTTCAGCAACCTTGACACTTGAACCATATAGCCAAGAGAAACCATAAACCAGAATAGAAGAACTTGCCTCATCCATGAGTAAATATTTCGTAG
This window contains:
- the LOC120086280 gene encoding uncharacterized N-acetyltransferase p20 — translated: MELTLRPLDLTDVDDFMGWAADEKAARFCSWEPYQDKSEAIKFINDQVLSHPWYRAICVDGRPVGAISVMANTAVRDRCRGELGYVLGSKFWGKGIGTAAVKLVAERIFVEWPELERLEALVDVENLASQRVLEKAGFQREGVLRKYGVTKGKTRDFVMFSFLSTDLQS
- the LOC120088842 gene encoding protein CDC73 homolog — encoded protein: MDPLSALRDFTIRGELDKIVRVNDEFRFASDYSFPCSVETAYRSKQGNLYTLETLVYYIKNHHVKHTEYLQNARTQGITSVTFPDRKPLLDYLTGKVSSSDAIEFLVPQNPKFPELPSVDEYRPEDPVIVGAAMDAVDEDDGFKDSTNVDYMTMIRAIERPLKDRESLLECKNKNFYNVLVTSTKREEERQRLESQQRKDGLVAKSRLMGSDDRGLVGYGDDLGYDANPKPKMHLKGGKIGEGVPIILVPSAFQTLITIYNVKEFLEDGIFIPTDVKVKQMKGARPDCVTVQKKFSRDRDRVVTAYEVRDKPSALKSEDWDRVVAVFVLGKEWQFKDWPFKDHVEIFNKIIGFYMRFEDDSLESAKNVKQWNVKIISISKNKRHQDRAAALEVWDRLEEFVRSRSHS